In a genomic window of Actinomycetes bacterium:
- a CDS encoding formate--tetrahydrofolate ligase has protein sequence MSPSARSDMEIARAAELEPIGDVASKLGIPSDAIDLHGRYKAKVSLDYLGALPTRADSSLILVTAMSPTPAGEGKTTTTVGLGDGLRRIGKSAVICLREPSLGPVFGAKGGATGGGHAQVVPMEDINLHFTGDFSAIQLANNLLAALLDNHIHHGNELGIDVRRITWKRVLDLSDRALRHVTVGLGGPANGFPREDGFDIVVASEVMAIFCLATSLDDLKRRLGNIVVGYTRQKEAVTARDLKAEGSMAVLLKDAFRPNLVQTLEGTPALVHGGPFANIAHGCNSVVATASALKLADYVVTEAGFGADLGAEKFVDITCRQSGLRPRAAVVVATLRALKHHGGVALADMGAENLDAIRIGFANLERHLANVTNVFGLRAVVGINRFEGDTEAELGLLEGLVRRAGSTAVVATHVADGGAGATALAEAVVEACANPAEMRFSYVDDMSLWDKMSDVATRVYGASSVTATRAVRARIQELENSGYRELPICVAKTQYSFSTDPTLLGAPEGHMVDVREVRLCAGAEFVVFVCGDTMTMPGLPKSPASARIDLVDGKIVGLS, from the coding sequence ATGAGTCCTTCGGCCCGCTCGGACATGGAGATCGCTCGAGCAGCCGAGCTCGAGCCGATCGGAGACGTCGCGTCGAAGCTCGGCATCCCCTCCGACGCGATCGACCTGCACGGGCGGTACAAGGCCAAGGTGAGCCTCGACTACCTCGGCGCGCTCCCGACCCGGGCGGACTCGAGCCTGATCCTGGTCACCGCCATGAGCCCGACACCGGCGGGCGAGGGCAAGACGACGACGACGGTCGGGCTCGGTGACGGTCTACGCAGGATCGGCAAGTCAGCGGTGATCTGCCTGCGGGAGCCGTCGTTGGGCCCGGTGTTCGGCGCGAAGGGCGGGGCGACGGGAGGCGGCCACGCGCAGGTCGTGCCCATGGAGGACATCAACCTGCACTTCACCGGCGACTTCAGCGCCATCCAGCTCGCCAACAACCTGCTCGCCGCCCTGCTCGACAACCACATCCATCACGGAAACGAGCTGGGTATCGATGTACGTCGCATCACGTGGAAGCGAGTCCTCGACCTCAGCGACCGCGCCCTGCGACACGTCACGGTCGGCTTGGGCGGGCCGGCCAACGGCTTCCCGCGCGAGGACGGCTTCGACATCGTCGTCGCGAGCGAGGTCATGGCGATCTTCTGCCTCGCGACCTCCCTCGATGATCTCAAGCGCCGCTTGGGCAACATCGTCGTGGGCTACACCCGTCAGAAGGAGGCCGTCACCGCGCGCGACCTCAAGGCTGAGGGTTCGATGGCGGTCCTGCTCAAGGATGCTTTTCGCCCCAACCTCGTGCAGACGCTCGAGGGCACGCCTGCGCTCGTGCACGGCGGGCCTTTCGCCAATATCGCCCACGGCTGCAACTCCGTGGTCGCCACGGCGTCCGCGCTCAAGCTCGCCGACTACGTCGTCACCGAGGCCGGCTTCGGTGCCGACCTCGGTGCGGAGAAGTTCGTCGACATCACGTGCCGGCAGTCAGGGCTGCGTCCCCGGGCGGCCGTCGTCGTCGCGACCCTCCGCGCGCTCAAGCACCACGGCGGTGTCGCGCTCGCGGACATGGGAGCGGAGAACCTGGACGCCATCCGCATCGGGTTCGCCAATCTTGAACGCCACCTCGCCAACGTCACGAACGTCTTCGGCCTGCGTGCCGTGGTCGGCATCAACCGTTTCGAAGGGGACACAGAGGCCGAGCTCGGCCTCCTCGAGGGACTCGTTCGAAGGGCGGGTTCGACCGCGGTGGTGGCCACCCATGTCGCCGATGGCGGCGCCGGTGCGACCGCCCTCGCCGAGGCAGTGGTGGAGGCGTGTGCGAACCCCGCCGAGATGAGGTTCAGCTATGTCGACGACATGTCGCTCTGGGACAAGATGAGCGACGTGGCGACCCGCGTCTACGGCGCGTCGAGCGTCACCGCGACGCGGGCCGTCAGGGCCAGGATCCAGGAGCTGGAGAACTCGGGGTACCGCGAGCTCCCGATCTGCGTCGCCAAGACGCAGTACTCCTTCTCGACCGACCCCACGTTGCTGGGCGCACCCGAGGGTCACATGGTGGACGTGCGCGAAGTCCGTCTCTGTGCCGGCGCCGAGTTCGTGGTCTTCGTCTGCGGTGACACCATGACGATG